A stretch of Halomonas elongata DSM 2581 DNA encodes these proteins:
- a CDS encoding ABC transporter ATP-binding protein, which produces MCPHSLSLERFAVGELSDVDLNLSPGEILCLSGASGSGKSRLLRALADLDPHAGEAWLDERAQSMTPAHEWRARVMLVPAESHWWADRVGDHLPRVAPADLETLGFTPDVLDWQVSRLSSGEKQRLALLRAVAREPEALLLDEPTANLDEATIRRVEAWLVERIRARGWPTLWVAHDTGQIARVADRHWCIRDGQLVAEEEASAWT; this is translated from the coding sequence GTGTGCCCTCATTCGCTGAGTCTCGAGCGCTTCGCCGTAGGTGAACTAAGCGACGTCGATCTGAACCTCTCGCCCGGCGAGATTCTTTGCCTCTCGGGGGCCAGCGGTTCGGGAAAGAGCCGGCTGTTGCGTGCCCTGGCGGACCTCGATCCTCACGCAGGGGAAGCGTGGCTGGACGAACGGGCGCAGTCGATGACCCCGGCTCATGAATGGCGGGCCCGGGTGATGCTGGTGCCGGCGGAGAGTCATTGGTGGGCCGATCGTGTCGGCGATCATCTGCCGAGGGTCGCCCCGGCCGATCTGGAGACGCTGGGCTTTACCCCGGACGTGCTCGACTGGCAGGTGTCGCGGCTTTCTTCCGGGGAGAAGCAGCGTCTGGCGCTATTGCGCGCGGTCGCCCGTGAGCCTGAGGCCTTGCTGCTCGACGAACCCACCGCCAATCTCGACGAGGCCACGATCCGGCGCGTGGAAGCCTGGCTGGTCGAGCGTATTCGTGCTCGAGGCTGGCCGACGCTCTGGGTGGCCCACGACACGGGCCAGATCGCTCGGGTGGCGGATCGTCACTGGTGCATCCGCGATGGGCAACTGGTGGCAGAGGAGGAGGCGAGCGCATGGACGTGA
- the phnE gene encoding phosphonate ABC transporter, permease protein PhnE: protein MNHARQYPRHWRRPPQIITDHRWRRILPLAILAYLILAMGSLEIDGARLIEGLERGARFAHGFLQPDFTSRWGDIRQGLIESLTMTLTATVVGILVSVPIGIGAARNLVPRPIYLVCRSIIAVSRSLQEIIIAIFLVAMFGFGPFAGFVTLAFASIGFLAKLLADDIEEIDASQAEAIRATGASWWQVIHYAVQPQVMPRLLGLSLYRLDINFRESAVIGIVGAGGIGATLNTAIDRYEYDSAGAILLIVIAIVMLAEYASSYLRKTLQ, encoded by the coding sequence ATGAATCACGCCCGGCAGTACCCGCGCCACTGGCGACGCCCGCCGCAGATCATCACCGACCACCGTTGGCGACGCATCCTGCCGCTCGCGATTCTTGCCTATCTGATACTGGCAATGGGTTCGCTGGAGATCGACGGCGCTCGCCTGATCGAGGGCCTGGAACGCGGGGCACGCTTCGCTCATGGCTTTCTGCAACCTGACTTCACCAGTCGCTGGGGCGACATCCGCCAGGGCCTGATCGAAAGCCTGACCATGACACTCACCGCCACCGTGGTAGGCATTCTGGTCTCGGTGCCCATCGGCATCGGCGCGGCGCGCAACCTGGTGCCGCGCCCCATCTATCTGGTGTGCCGTTCGATCATCGCGGTGAGTCGTTCGCTGCAGGAGATCATCATCGCCATCTTCCTGGTGGCCATGTTCGGTTTCGGCCCCTTCGCCGGCTTCGTCACCCTGGCCTTCGCCTCCATCGGCTTTCTCGCCAAGCTGCTCGCCGATGACATCGAGGAAATCGATGCCAGCCAGGCCGAGGCCATACGCGCCACCGGCGCCAGTTGGTGGCAAGTGATCCACTATGCCGTACAGCCCCAGGTGATGCCGCGCCTGCTCGGCCTGTCGCTGTATCGGCTGGACATCAATTTCCGCGAGAGCGCGGTGATCGGGATCGTCGGCGCCGGCGGCATCGGTGCCACGCTCAACACCGCCATCGACCGCTACGAGTACGACAGCGCCGGGGCCATCCTGCTGATCGTCATCGCCATCGTCATGCTGGCGGAATACGCATCCAGCTATCTGAGGAAAACCCTGCAATGA
- a CDS encoding TetR/AcrR family transcriptional regulator, protein MNDSPRRKELTRQAAQLFVQEGFDRTTVRMLAQEMGIKSGSLFHHFRDKQEILAAVIEEGTENALGIARAALDDCDSDPASRLHAMARAHLETLLTDRNAHVVALYEWRRLDAPARAHLSHLRDAYEALWEEVIDDALAAGLIRGDRFLVSRFVMGALNWTVRWYDPDGERTPDELAGELVAMLTHPAG, encoded by the coding sequence ATGAATGACTCTCCGCGCCGCAAGGAACTGACGCGCCAGGCCGCCCAGCTCTTCGTTCAGGAAGGCTTCGACCGTACCACGGTGCGCATGCTGGCCCAGGAGATGGGCATCAAGTCCGGCAGCCTGTTCCACCATTTCCGCGACAAGCAGGAGATCCTGGCCGCGGTGATCGAGGAAGGCACGGAAAACGCCCTCGGTATCGCACGGGCAGCCCTCGATGACTGCGACAGCGACCCCGCTTCGAGGTTGCACGCCATGGCCCGGGCTCACCTGGAGACGCTGCTCACCGACCGCAACGCCCATGTGGTGGCGCTGTACGAATGGCGACGCCTGGACGCGCCGGCGAGAGCCCATCTCAGCCACCTTCGCGATGCCTACGAGGCACTCTGGGAAGAGGTGATCGACGACGCCCTGGCCGCCGGCCTGATCCGGGGCGATCGTTTCCTGGTCTCACGTTTCGTGATGGGCGCGCTCAACTGGACCGTGCGCTGGTATGACCCCGATGGTGAACGCACGCCGGATGAACTCGCCGGGGAACTCGTCGCCATGTTGACCCATCCCGCCGGCTGA
- a CDS encoding ABC transporter permease has product MDVIVLTWWQLALAALLVVALAGCTVVARLGMARSLLIAAVRTVIQLSLVGLVLEALFAASALHWVTLMAFGMLLIAGREVMARQKRRLVGGWAFGIGTLAMFVSSFSVAVLTLTVIIGPDPWYRPQYAIPLLGMMLGNTMTGVALALDRLTDTAWRQRAVIENRLMLGQRWQEAVGDIRREAMRSGLMPTINAMAAAGVVSLPGMMTGQILAGSPPALAVKYQILVMFTLTLGTGFGTLVAVAAGSRRLFDDRQRLRLERLAAPRH; this is encoded by the coding sequence ATGGACGTGATCGTGCTCACCTGGTGGCAATTGGCCCTGGCGGCACTGCTGGTAGTGGCGCTGGCGGGGTGCACGGTCGTCGCGCGGCTCGGCATGGCCAGAAGCCTGCTGATCGCCGCTGTGCGCACCGTGATTCAGTTATCTCTGGTAGGGCTGGTGCTGGAGGCGCTTTTCGCGGCATCGGCATTGCATTGGGTGACGCTGATGGCGTTCGGCATGCTGCTGATTGCCGGGCGCGAGGTGATGGCACGCCAGAAGCGTCGCCTGGTAGGCGGCTGGGCGTTCGGCATCGGCACGCTGGCGATGTTCGTGTCCTCGTTCAGCGTGGCCGTGCTGACCCTGACCGTGATCATCGGGCCGGATCCCTGGTACCGGCCGCAGTACGCCATTCCGCTGCTGGGCATGATGCTCGGCAATACCATGACCGGTGTGGCCCTGGCGCTGGATCGCTTGACCGACACGGCCTGGCGCCAGCGGGCGGTGATCGAGAATCGCCTGATGCTCGGGCAGCGCTGGCAGGAGGCGGTCGGCGATATCCGCCGCGAAGCGATGCGCAGCGGCCTGATGCCCACCATCAACGCCATGGCCGCCGCCGGCGTGGTCAGCCTGCCGGGCATGATGACCGGCCAGATTCTGGCCGGCAGCCCGCCGGCACTGGCGGTCAAGTATCAGATCCTGGTGATGTTCACCCTGACCCTGGGCACCGGCTTCGGCACCCTGGTGGCGGTGGCAGCGGGGAGCCGGCGATTGTTCGACGATCGCCAGCGGTTGCGGCTGGAGCGCCTGGCCGCCCCTCGCCATTAG
- a CDS encoding acetyl-CoA C-acyltransferase codes for MSHADDIVFLSATRTPMGGMLGSLASLSAPQLAATAIRAAIERAGIEASAIDEGILGCVLPAGVKQGPARQAMRQADIPDTIGATTINKLCGSGMKATMLAHDLIRAGSGEILLAGGMESMSNAPHVLTRARTGYRLGHGELKDHMFLDGLEDAETGQLMGGFAQQIASERGYSRERLDDFAIASLERAMQATEAGHLDAEMAPVTVKDRKGETRVEHDEQPFQARLDKIRELRPAFAKDGTITAANSSSISDGASALILASQAAADRVGVKPIARMLGHSTHSRHPSEFTIAPVGAIDKLMKKLDWGVDDVDLFEINEAFAVVTLMAMDDLSLPHDKVNVFGGACAQGHPIGSTGSRIIATLIHALRTKGGKRGIASLCIGGGEATAVAVELID; via the coding sequence ATGAGCCACGCCGACGATATCGTATTCCTCTCCGCGACCCGCACGCCCATGGGCGGGATGCTCGGCAGCCTCGCGTCGCTCAGCGCACCGCAGCTCGCCGCCACCGCCATTCGTGCCGCCATCGAACGCGCCGGCATCGAGGCCTCCGCCATCGACGAGGGCATCCTGGGCTGTGTGCTGCCCGCCGGCGTCAAGCAAGGGCCGGCCCGGCAGGCCATGCGTCAGGCCGACATTCCCGACACCATCGGCGCCACCACCATCAACAAGCTGTGCGGCTCGGGCATGAAGGCCACCATGCTGGCCCATGACCTGATCCGCGCCGGCAGTGGCGAGATCCTGCTCGCCGGCGGCATGGAATCCATGTCCAACGCCCCGCATGTGCTGACCCGGGCGCGCACCGGCTACCGCCTGGGGCACGGCGAGTTGAAGGACCACATGTTCCTCGATGGCCTGGAAGACGCCGAGACCGGTCAGTTGATGGGCGGCTTCGCCCAGCAGATCGCCAGCGAGCGCGGCTATTCCCGCGAGCGGCTCGATGACTTCGCCATTGCCTCGCTGGAACGCGCCATGCAGGCCACCGAGGCCGGCCACCTGGATGCCGAGATGGCGCCGGTCACGGTCAAGGATCGCAAGGGCGAGACCCGGGTCGAGCACGACGAGCAGCCCTTTCAGGCCCGGCTCGACAAGATTCGCGAACTGCGCCCGGCGTTCGCCAAGGACGGCACCATCACGGCGGCCAACTCGAGCTCGATCTCCGACGGCGCCTCGGCGCTGATCCTGGCCAGCCAGGCGGCGGCGGACCGGGTCGGCGTCAAGCCCATCGCCCGCATGCTGGGCCACAGCACCCATTCGCGCCATCCGAGCGAGTTCACCATCGCCCCGGTGGGCGCCATCGACAAGCTGATGAAAAAACTCGATTGGGGCGTCGACGACGTGGACCTGTTCGAGATCAACGAAGCCTTCGCCGTGGTCACCCTGATGGCCATGGACGACCTGAGCCTGCCCCATGACAAGGTCAACGTCTTCGGCGGTGCCTGCGCCCAGGGCCACCCCATCGGCTCCACCGGCTCGCGGATCATCGCCACCCTGATCCACGCCCTGCGCACCAAGGGCGGCAAGCGCGGCATCGCCAGCCTGTGCATCGGCGGCGGTGAAGCCACCGCCGTGGCCGTGGAACTGATCGACTGA
- the phnD gene encoding phosphate/phosphite/phosphonate ABC transporter substrate-binding protein, with translation MQPLTRSMMTGAIALAALTAGQAQAEFQLSERFTDADGDLVADIPEDESQWLDPDTLIFAYTPVEDPAVYAEVWAGFLKHMEEVTGKKVQFFPVQSNAAQIEAMRAGRLHVAGFNTGSNPLAVACAGFRPFAMMAAEDGSFGYEMEIITHPESGIDEVEDIRGKTLTHTSETSNSGFKAPTALMASEFGMTSGEDYEVDFSGKHDNSVLGVANQDYAVATVANSVKNRMIDRGVVDADQLEVLYQSDTFPTTGYGAVYNLAPELQEAIKEAFFSFDWEGSELAEEFGRSGDEQFIPISFKEHWSVIRQIDDANGVEYNCS, from the coding sequence ATGCAGCCACTGACCCGCTCCATGATGACCGGTGCCATCGCCCTCGCCGCCTTGACCGCCGGCCAGGCCCAGGCCGAATTCCAGCTCAGCGAGCGATTCACCGACGCCGACGGTGATCTGGTGGCCGACATCCCCGAAGACGAGTCCCAGTGGCTCGACCCGGATACCCTGATATTCGCCTATACACCGGTCGAGGATCCCGCCGTCTATGCCGAGGTGTGGGCCGGTTTCCTGAAGCACATGGAAGAGGTCACCGGCAAGAAGGTGCAATTCTTCCCGGTGCAGTCCAACGCCGCCCAGATCGAGGCGATGCGTGCCGGACGTCTCCACGTGGCCGGTTTCAACACCGGCTCCAATCCGCTGGCCGTGGCCTGTGCCGGCTTTCGCCCCTTCGCCATGATGGCCGCCGAGGATGGCTCCTTCGGTTACGAGATGGAGATCATCACCCATCCGGAATCCGGCATCGACGAGGTGGAAGACATTCGCGGCAAGACCCTGACGCACACCTCCGAAACCTCCAACTCCGGCTTCAAGGCCCCCACTGCCCTGATGGCCTCCGAGTTCGGCATGACTTCCGGCGAGGACTACGAGGTCGATTTCTCCGGCAAGCACGACAACTCGGTGCTCGGCGTGGCCAACCAGGACTACGCGGTGGCCACCGTCGCCAATTCGGTGAAGAACCGCATGATCGACCGGGGCGTCGTCGACGCCGATCAACTCGAAGTGCTCTACCAGTCCGACACCTTCCCCACCACCGGCTATGGCGCCGTCTACAACCTGGCCCCCGAGCTGCAGGAAGCGATCAAGGAAGCCTTCTTCAGCTTCGACTGGGAGGGCAGTGAGCTGGCCGAGGAATTCGGCCGCAGCGGAGATGAACAGTTCATCCCCATCAGCTTCAAGGAACACTGGTCGGTGATCCGCCAGATCGACGACGCCAACGGCGTCGAATACAACTGCAGCTGA
- the phnE gene encoding phosphonate ABC transporter, permease protein PhnE, with protein sequence MSKLDPGAGEPAHYSQVWTFRTPRARLALWFGWLALVALFVWCWQLMNEGTMWMFVADAPRQAADIGSRLFPPKLGYLPELLAPLWDTLNIATLGTLGGVIMAVPVAFLAARNTTPSATLVRPVALLVIVASRSINSLIWALLLVAIIGPGLLAGIVAIALRSIGFVGKLLYEAIEETDAHQIEAVTATGARSSQVIHYGIVPQVLPAFWGISVFRWDINIRESTILGLVGAGGIGMKLQSSIDTLAWSQVATILIVILATVVVSETISARMRQALI encoded by the coding sequence ATGAGCAAGCTCGACCCCGGGGCCGGCGAGCCGGCCCACTACTCGCAGGTCTGGACCTTCCGCACGCCCCGCGCCAGGCTGGCGCTATGGTTCGGGTGGCTGGCCCTGGTCGCCCTGTTCGTGTGGTGCTGGCAGTTGATGAACGAAGGCACGATGTGGATGTTCGTCGCCGACGCTCCACGCCAGGCCGCCGACATCGGCAGCCGGCTGTTCCCGCCGAAACTGGGCTACTTGCCCGAATTGCTGGCCCCGTTATGGGATACGCTCAACATCGCGACCCTGGGCACCCTGGGCGGCGTCATCATGGCAGTGCCGGTGGCCTTTCTGGCGGCGCGCAACACCACACCCTCGGCCACGCTGGTGCGGCCCGTGGCTCTGCTGGTGATCGTGGCCTCGCGCTCGATCAACTCGCTGATCTGGGCCCTGCTGCTGGTGGCGATCATCGGTCCGGGACTGCTGGCCGGCATCGTCGCCATCGCCCTGCGTTCCATCGGCTTCGTCGGCAAGCTGTTGTACGAAGCCATCGAAGAAACCGACGCACACCAGATCGAGGCCGTGACCGCTACCGGCGCCCGCTCCTCCCAGGTGATCCATTACGGCATCGTTCCCCAGGTACTACCCGCCTTCTGGGGCATTTCGGTGTTCCGTTGGGACATCAACATCCGCGAAAGCACCATCCTCGGCCTGGTGGGCGCAGGCGGTATCGGCATGAAGCTGCAGTCCTCCATCGATACCCTGGCCTGGTCCCAGGTGGCGACCATCCTGATCGTCATACTGGCGACGGTGGTGGTCAGCGAGACGATCTCGGCACGGATGCGCCAGGCCCTGATCTGA
- a CDS encoding AMP-binding protein translates to MTTTLPDYHAYLETFAIDDVVARLDDHRDGRLNAFEACCGRHLREGRAEVTALVHEDTRGRITTLSYGELAAESEKLAGWLSERGLGEGDRIACMLPRSPQLLIAILASWRIGAVYQPLFTAFGSDSVAYRLERADTRLVITDGDNRAKFDGLAQCPPVLAVGGPDAEHDDDLDWASALAHSSIETAAPRQSPDAPFLQMFTSGTVGKPKGVAVPLAAMPAFALYMELAIGLDDSDRFWNMADPGWAYGLYYAIAGPLLLGVTTHFCESGFSAEGALSFMERHGITNFAAAPTAYRLMKASGLFDDARERLSLRRASSAGEPLNTEVVTWVETALGCSVMDHYGQTETGMTCCNHHALAHPKHVGGMGVPMPGYRLAILDAEYNELPPGEPGVLAVDIARSPAHFFPGYTWQEKEPFVGGYYLTGDVVQRNEDGSFQFAGRDDDIITTAGYRVGPTDVENSVLMHPAVAESAAVGQPDEIRGEIIKSYVVLRDGVEASDTLADEIRQQVRERLSTHAFPRVIEFVDTLPKTPSGKIQRFKLRADAADKAETAAQ, encoded by the coding sequence ATGACCACGACCCTTCCCGACTATCATGCCTATCTCGAGACCTTTGCCATCGACGATGTCGTCGCCCGGCTCGACGACCATCGCGATGGCCGGTTGAATGCCTTCGAGGCGTGTTGTGGTCGCCACTTGCGCGAAGGGCGCGCCGAGGTGACGGCCCTGGTCCACGAGGACACTCGAGGACGGATCACGACGTTGAGCTATGGCGAACTGGCTGCCGAAAGCGAGAAGCTCGCCGGCTGGCTCTCCGAGCGTGGCCTGGGCGAGGGCGACCGTATCGCCTGCATGCTGCCTCGCTCGCCACAGCTGTTGATCGCGATACTGGCCAGCTGGCGCATCGGCGCGGTCTACCAGCCGCTGTTCACCGCCTTCGGATCCGATTCGGTGGCGTATCGGCTGGAGCGTGCCGATACCCGCCTGGTGATCACCGATGGCGACAATCGCGCCAAGTTCGATGGTCTGGCTCAGTGTCCGCCGGTACTCGCCGTGGGTGGGCCCGATGCCGAACATGACGATGACCTGGATTGGGCCTCGGCCCTGGCGCATTCGTCCATCGAGACAGCGGCACCGCGGCAGTCGCCGGATGCCCCCTTCCTGCAGATGTTCACCTCCGGCACCGTGGGCAAGCCCAAGGGAGTTGCCGTGCCGCTCGCCGCCATGCCGGCCTTCGCGCTCTACATGGAACTGGCCATCGGTCTCGATGACAGCGACCGTTTCTGGAACATGGCCGATCCCGGCTGGGCCTATGGCCTTTACTACGCCATCGCCGGCCCGCTGTTGCTGGGTGTGACCACGCACTTCTGCGAGTCCGGCTTCAGTGCCGAGGGTGCGCTGAGCTTCATGGAGCGTCATGGCATCACCAATTTCGCCGCCGCGCCCACTGCCTACCGCTTGATGAAGGCATCGGGACTGTTCGACGACGCCCGGGAGCGGCTCTCCTTGCGGCGTGCCAGTTCCGCCGGCGAGCCGCTCAATACCGAGGTGGTCACCTGGGTGGAAACGGCGCTGGGCTGTTCGGTGATGGACCACTATGGCCAGACCGAGACCGGCATGACCTGCTGCAACCATCACGCCCTGGCGCATCCCAAGCATGTCGGTGGCATGGGCGTGCCGATGCCCGGCTATCGTCTGGCGATCCTCGATGCCGAGTACAACGAGCTGCCGCCCGGGGAACCCGGCGTGCTGGCGGTCGACATCGCCCGTTCTCCGGCACATTTCTTCCCCGGCTATACCTGGCAGGAGAAGGAACCCTTCGTCGGGGGCTATTATCTGACCGGTGACGTGGTGCAGCGCAATGAGGATGGCAGCTTCCAGTTCGCCGGTCGCGACGACGACATCATCACCACCGCCGGTTATCGGGTCGGGCCCACCGATGTGGAGAACTCGGTGCTCATGCATCCGGCCGTGGCGGAGTCGGCCGCAGTGGGCCAGCCCGACGAGATTCGCGGCGAGATCATCAAGTCCTATGTGGTGCTGCGAGACGGTGTCGAGGCCAGCGATACACTCGCCGACGAAATCCGCCAGCAAGTGCGCGAGCGCCTCTCGACCCATGCCTTTCCCAGGGTGATCGAATTCGTCGACACCCTGCCCAAGACACCCAGCGGCAAGATCCAACGCTTCAAGCTGCGCGCGGATGCCGCCGACAAGGCGGAGACGGCCGCTCAATGA
- the phnC gene encoding phosphonate ABC transporter ATP-binding protein: MLSIDRLSKTYGAQSGASGDTALRNVTFQVPQGQVMGLIGPSGAGKSTLIRCINRLVEPSSGTIRLGESDLAAMRGRDLRRARRRIGMIFQEYALVERLTVMENVLSGRLGYVPFWRSFTRRFPGHDIENAYRLLDRVGLLDHADKRADALSGGQRQRVGIARALAQEPELLLVDEPTASLDPRTSRQIMRLISEICRERELPAIVNIHDVPLAQQFMHRIVGLRSGEMVFDGSPDDLDDAMLTEIYGAEDWTAMRQEHEDDTAAGQAARLQLAGGAG, from the coding sequence GTGCTGAGCATCGACCGTCTTTCCAAGACTTATGGCGCCCAGAGCGGCGCCTCAGGCGACACCGCCCTGCGCAACGTGACCTTCCAGGTGCCGCAAGGCCAGGTGATGGGGCTGATCGGCCCTTCCGGGGCCGGCAAGTCCACCCTGATCCGCTGCATCAACCGCCTGGTGGAACCCTCATCCGGGACGATCAGGTTGGGCGAGAGCGACCTGGCCGCCATGCGCGGCCGCGACTTGCGCCGGGCGCGGCGGCGGATCGGCATGATCTTCCAGGAATATGCCCTGGTGGAGCGTCTCACCGTGATGGAGAACGTGCTCTCCGGCCGGCTGGGCTATGTGCCCTTCTGGCGCAGCTTTACCCGGCGATTTCCGGGCCACGACATCGAGAACGCCTACCGCCTGCTGGACCGGGTCGGCCTGCTCGACCACGCCGACAAGCGCGCCGATGCCCTTTCCGGCGGTCAGCGACAACGCGTGGGCATTGCCCGCGCCCTGGCCCAGGAGCCGGAACTGCTGCTGGTGGATGAACCCACGGCCAGCCTCGATCCCCGGACCAGCCGACAGATCATGCGCCTGATCAGCGAGATTTGCCGGGAGCGCGAATTGCCGGCCATCGTCAATATCCACGACGTTCCCCTGGCACAGCAGTTCATGCACCGCATCGTCGGATTGCGTAGCGGCGAGATGGTCTTCGATGGCTCGCCCGACGATCTCGACGACGCCATGCTCACCGAAATCTATGGCGCCGAAGACTGGACCGCCATGCGCCAGGAACACGAGGACGACACAGCCGCCGGACAGGCCGCCCGGCTGCAACTGGCGGGAGGCGCCGGATGA